DNA sequence from the bacterium genome:
GCGCCATGAACACGTCCTCCAGCGAGGGCTCGACCTCCTCGACCTGCGTGCAATCCACGCCGGCCTCGCGCAACGCGTCTTGCACGTCATCCACGACGACGCCGCGCCGCAGCACCACGTGCAGCCGGTCGCCGAAGACCTCCACCGACTGCACCGGCGCCAGCCGTTGCAGCAGCAACCGCGCCTCACGCTGCGCGGGGCAGCGCACCGCCAACACGCGTCCGGGCATGGCCTGGCGCAGCCCGGCCGGCGTGTCGTGGGTCAGCAGGCGCCCCTCGAACATGAAGGCCAGTTGGTGGCACCGCACGGCCTCGTCCATGTACGGAGTGGAGATGACGATGGTCACGCCCTGGCGCGGCAGGTCGTAGAGGATCTTCCAGAAGTCCCGGCGCGACACGGGGTCCACGCCGGTAGTGGGCTCATCGAGGAACAGCACCTGGGGCCGGTGGATCAGCGCGCACACCAGCGCGAGCTTCTGCCGCATTCCGCCCGAGAGCCGCCCCGCGAGACGGCGGCGAAAGGGCGTCAGGTAGGTGATCTCCAGCAGCTCGTCGCGGCGCTCTTCCCACCGGCCGCGCGGGACCTGGTACAGGTCGGCAATGTAGCGGATGTTCTCGTCAATGGTGAGATCGCGATGGAGGCTGAACTGCTGGGGGAGGTAGCCGATGACCTGCTTGACGGCCTCGGGATCGCGCACGACATCATGGCCCGCGACACGCGCGGCGCCGGCCGTGGGCTGCAGGATGCCGCACAACATGCGGAAGGCCGTGGTCTTGCCCGCGCCGTCCGGACCAACCAGGCCGAGTATCTGTCCCGCCGGCGCCTGCAAGGTGAGGCCCTCGCAGGCGACGACCGCACCGAACTCCTTGCGCAGCCCTTGCACGTCGAGGGCTACGTCGGTCATGGCCGTCGGCCCGGCGGGGTTCCCGTCGGCGCGGCCGACACCCCGCCCTGGGTCTCGATGACCGCATCCGCCGGCATGCCCGGTTTGAGCAGGCCCTCGTCATTGGCGACGGCGATCTCGACCGCGAAGACCGTGCGCGTTCGCTCCTCCTGAGTTTGCACGAACTTCGGGGTGAACTCCGCTTGCTGGGAGATGCGGCGCACCCGACCGGTGAAGGTGCGGTCCGGCTGCCCATCCACGGTGACGCGAGCGCTCTGCCCCAGCACGATCTGCGACAGCCTCGGCTCGGGCACGTACA
Encoded proteins:
- a CDS encoding ABC transporter ATP-binding protein; protein product: MTDVALDVQGLRKEFGAVVACEGLTLQAPAGQILGLVGPDGAGKTTAFRMLCGILQPTAGAARVAGHDVVRDPEAVKQVIGYLPQQFSLHRDLTIDENIRYIADLYQVPRGRWEERRDELLEITYLTPFRRRLAGRLSGGMRQKLALVCALIHRPQVLFLDEPTTGVDPVSRRDFWKILYDLPRQGVTIVISTPYMDEAVRCHQLAFMFEGRLLTHDTPAGLRQAMPGRVLAVRCPAQREARLLLQRLAPVQSVEVFGDRLHVVLRRGVVVDDVQDALREAGVDCTQVEEVEPSLEDVFMALTTGEGRR